The stretch of DNA GAAGATTTCAAAATTATGAGGTTGGAAAACTTAATAAACTCTCTTACTATAGAAGATATTGAAAAATATGAGAAACCACATAGAAGATCTTTCTTTGAAGTTTCTATTGGGAAAAAAGAATCAAACACACCACAAGTAACTATAGGATTAAATAAGTTTATTGGAATAGACAATAACTTAATGTTTACTTCAATGGGACAGGTATTTTCAATTGATTTTCATAATAGAAAAAAAGCAGAAAGTGGTGATGGTTATGTCATTGCTTTTAAACCATCTTTTATGATTAAAGAACGAGGTGATTTTGAGATAATGAACAGATTTCGATTTTTTAACTCCTATACATTTCCTCATTATACATTAACTTCTGAACAAATCAATACAACGAATTATCTAACACAAGTAATGTATAAGGAATATATGAATAGCGAAAAATATGCTCGTGAAATGATTATGGGGTATTTAGATGTACTTTTACATATCTTTAATCGTATTTTAAGTTTGAATACAAATGAGACTGTTTTAACATCACATGATAGAATAGCTACTCTTTTTGAACAAGAGATATTTAAAGATGGAGTAAAACTAGCATCCATAGCAAATTATGCTTCAAGACTACATATTAGCCCTAATTATCTATCTGAATCTGTAAAAAGGTCAACAGGTAAAAATGCTAAACAAATTTTACTAAATCATAAAATGATTATGGCAAAAAGTTTACTACAACAACGTAAAAAAAGTATCTCAGAAATAGCTTTTGAAATGGGATTTTCTGAACCTACTAATTTCACCAAATTTTTTAAACAAATGACTGGATTAACACCTAATCAATTTAGAATATAAAAATAATTCCATATTCTTTGAGTAATATAACAATTTCACAACTCATTTAAAAACACTGATTTTCAACTATTTAAACCACATAGATTTTAATCATTAAAAAATAATCCATAAAAAGATTTGTTTAGTTAGGATTCCTAACTATATTTGTATTGGCAATAATGCCTAAATAACTTAAAAATATAATTAATTATGAGTAAATCCATTTTTTATCATGCAGGATGCCCTGTATGTGTTAGTGCAGAACATGACATCGTTGATCTAGTAGGAAGAGACCATGTTGAAATTGTAAATATTGGAGTTGTCCGTGATCGTATTAATGAAGCAGAAAAAGCTGGGATCAAATCCGTACCAGCATTAGTAACCCCAACAGGAAATGTATTACATATTAACTTTGGAGCTTCTATGGAAGAGGTAAAAGGATAGATATTTTTTTAATTCATATAGTTAGGATTACTAATCTTTAAACAAAAAACGTAAACAAATGAAAGCATACATAGTAACATTAGCCATAACTTTTGGTTTTTTGACAAAATCATATGCTCAAAAAGAAACATCATATAATAATAATGATTTTCAAATAATAAAAGTAAAAGTTTCACATCTACCTGATTTGAGTGTAAGTGTTTGGGAAATTAAGGTTAAAGGAGAGGCTGGAAAAACTACGCCAATACCTAATGGAGCATTAGATGGAGCTCCTGTTTTAGGATATGTATTCCCAACATCATTAAAACCAACAGATGTAGGTTTTAGTGATACTAAAGGTATCCTTGCCATGGCATTAACTTCTCACCCTGATTTTGATGATACACCTTTATGGGATGAAGACATGAACGGAGATC from Flavobacteriaceae bacterium UJ101 encodes:
- a CDS encoding msm operon regulatory protein (Regulatory protein for the msm operon for multiple sugar metabolism. Activates the transcription of the msmEFGK, aga, dexB and gftA genes. Contains 1 HTH araC/xylS-type DNA-binding domain.), with the protein product MNVYNDINSYYPNSLKSPKIIYEDFKIMRLENLINSLTIEDIEKYEKPHRRSFFEVSIGKKESNTPQVTIGLNKFIGIDNNLMFTSMGQVFSIDFHNRKKAESGDGYVIAFKPSFMIKERGDFEIMNRFRFFNSYTFPHYTLTSEQINTTNYLTQVMYKEYMNSEKYAREMIMGYLDVLLHIFNRILSLNTNETVLTSHDRIATLFEQEIFKDGVKLASIANYASRLHISPNYLSESVKRSTGKNAKQILLNHKMIMAKSLLQQRKKSISEIAFEMGFSEPTNFTKFFKQMTGLTPNQFRI